A part of Sulfurimonas sp. HSL-1716 genomic DNA contains:
- a CDS encoding endo alpha-1,4 polygalactosaminidase: MKHLCCNKIIIALFLLFNFAYASLQDKSAVLYYGENISYPMVGVHDYIIVQPDNINTYSHGFSVYKDKMYAYVSIGEIDKDAKEYAQAEKSWMLADNKAWNSKVMDIKDPNYQEFLFDKVIKPEAARGFENFFFDTLDSYRLAVKTEKEDKAYENALVSFINKFHERYPKAKLIINRGFNIIDKVHNSIQAVLFESYYRGIENKNLGYAKVSDAERKWLDKQIKKVKSYGLDVIAVDYLPFDEMDKADTLVQKIKTHGLIPYVSNRDLNIYGRSSKNALKREILTLIDESQHDRINQSAHQYGALPLEYMGYIQQLRNVSKEGLPKLQEMSRYAGVIVWLSEYYKKPDELIKWAADLKKIGIKIVFADSFGIELTQNILNPLGIKVTENITRSLQKNKIVFQDKMMGFEMAVPKEIEYYVSPKNAKPLLRVEDANGNISTTAAITPWGGYALGSGFMTELDTDNIWVIDPFKFFAEALDLKPLIVPDTTTENGDRILFSHADGDGIMNIAEWNPSMFSGESLYENIFTKYKIPISVSIIGAEVEPDGLYPKISQKLVKIAKKIYALSNIEGASHTFSHPFFWGKIKDGDLEAKYRLNVPGYDFSIDREILGSLNYINTQLMPKNKPSDLRARTIYWTGECIPPEDVLDYVYRHGLLNINGGDTTISNSAPWQSLIAPLGLERGDYYQIYTGAQNENVYTNNWNGPFWGYKKAIQTFKLTNSPRRFKPIDIYFHLFSGEKRASLNALKDVFDWATKQDVFPIFTSQYILKAMDYYTASIANEGNEWLFAGMKHLHTLRLEKRGYTADLKNSKGVLGFKHFEDHTYYHLDDSNTQMLDVSTKKQDLPYLIDANAKMVKNKKGQLLFKGYMDLKLHFNVPKKCKITSIPVETSRKIHNEEVYLTYKNTKEATIDVSCR; this comes from the coding sequence ATGAAACATTTATGCTGCAATAAAATCATCATAGCTCTGTTTTTGCTGTTTAACTTCGCCTATGCGTCGCTTCAGGACAAAAGCGCCGTTTTATATTACGGCGAGAATATTTCATATCCCATGGTAGGTGTCCATGACTATATAATCGTCCAGCCGGACAACATAAACACCTACAGCCACGGCTTTAGCGTCTATAAAGACAAGATGTACGCTTATGTGAGCATAGGCGAGATCGATAAAGATGCAAAAGAGTATGCGCAGGCAGAGAAATCCTGGATGCTTGCCGACAACAAAGCATGGAACTCAAAGGTCATGGATATAAAAGATCCCAATTATCAAGAGTTTCTCTTTGACAAGGTGATAAAACCGGAAGCAGCCAGAGGGTTTGAAAACTTCTTCTTCGATACTCTGGATTCGTATCGCCTCGCCGTCAAAACAGAAAAAGAAGACAAAGCCTATGAAAATGCTCTCGTATCTTTTATAAACAAGTTTCACGAAAGATATCCAAAAGCAAAACTGATCATAAACCGCGGCTTTAATATCATAGATAAAGTTCACAACAGCATACAGGCCGTGCTGTTCGAATCATATTACCGCGGGATAGAGAACAAAAATCTCGGATATGCAAAGGTCTCAGATGCAGAAAGAAAATGGCTGGACAAACAGATAAAAAAAGTAAAAAGCTACGGTCTTGACGTTATCGCGGTCGATTACCTTCCCTTTGACGAGATGGATAAGGCCGATACGCTTGTTCAAAAGATCAAAACACACGGTCTTATACCGTACGTCTCGAACAGGGACCTGAATATATACGGAAGATCATCAAAAAATGCTTTAAAGAGAGAAATATTGACTCTGATCGATGAAAGCCAACATGACAGAATCAACCAGTCTGCCCACCAATACGGCGCTTTGCCGCTTGAATATATGGGATATATACAGCAGCTTCGCAACGTCAGCAAAGAGGGATTGCCAAAACTCCAAGAGATGAGCCGGTACGCAGGGGTGATAGTATGGCTTTCGGAATACTACAAAAAACCCGATGAGCTCATAAAATGGGCCGCCGATTTGAAAAAAATCGGTATAAAAATCGTCTTTGCGGACAGCTTTGGTATAGAGCTCACTCAAAACATTTTAAACCCTCTGGGGATCAAAGTAACGGAAAATATAACCCGCAGCCTTCAAAAGAACAAAATCGTGTTTCAGGACAAGATGATGGGCTTTGAGATGGCGGTACCAAAAGAGATAGAATACTATGTAAGTCCAAAGAACGCGAAACCTCTGCTGCGTGTAGAAGACGCAAACGGAAACATCTCTACAACGGCCGCTATCACGCCATGGGGAGGATATGCCCTTGGAAGTGGTTTTATGACTGAACTCGATACCGATAATATCTGGGTAATAGATCCGTTCAAATTCTTTGCAGAAGCATTGGATCTAAAGCCATTGATCGTTCCCGATACTACGACGGAAAACGGAGACAGGATCCTTTTTTCCCATGCAGACGGTGACGGCATCATGAACATAGCCGAATGGAATCCTTCCATGTTCTCCGGAGAATCACTGTATGAAAACATCTTTACAAAGTACAAAATACCTATCTCGGTCTCTATAATCGGAGCGGAAGTAGAACCTGACGGTTTGTATCCGAAAATATCACAAAAACTCGTAAAAATAGCAAAGAAAATATATGCTCTTTCAAATATAGAAGGCGCTTCACACACTTTTAGTCATCCGTTTTTTTGGGGGAAGATTAAAGACGGCGATCTTGAAGCAAAATACAGGCTCAATGTACCCGGCTATGATTTTTCCATCGACAGAGAGATCCTCGGTTCTTTAAACTATATAAATACCCAGCTCATGCCAAAAAACAAACCTTCGGATCTTAGGGCAAGAACCATCTACTGGACGGGAGAGTGCATACCGCCCGAAGACGTGCTGGACTATGTATACAGACACGGCCTCTTAAACATTAACGGCGGTGATACCACGATATCAAACTCCGCTCCTTGGCAGTCTTTAATAGCACCTCTGGGCCTGGAGCGGGGAGATTACTATCAAATATATACCGGCGCTCAAAATGAAAATGTCTACACGAACAATTGGAACGGTCCGTTTTGGGGATATAAAAAAGCGATACAGACGTTCAAACTTACTAACTCCCCTCGCCGCTTTAAACCAATAGATATCTATTTTCATCTCTTTTCAGGCGAAAAAAGAGCTTCTCTAAACGCTCTTAAAGATGTTTTTGACTGGGCCACGAAACAAGACGTATTTCCTATCTTCACTTCGCAATACATCCTAAAAGCGATGGATTATTATACGGCCTCTATCGCCAATGAGGGGAATGAATGGCTTTTTGCGGGAATGAAACATCTTCATACCCTAAGACTTGAAAAGCGGGGGTATACCGCTGACCTTAAAAATTCGAAAGGAGTTTTAGGATTTAAACACTTTGAGGATCATACATACTATCATTTAGATGATTCAAACACCCAGATGCTGGACGTATCGACTAAAAAGCAGGATCTGCCCTACCTCATAGATGCGAATGCGAAAATGGTTAAAAATAAAAAAGGTCAGCTCCTCTTTAAAGGATATATGGATTTGAAACTGCATTTCAACGTACCGAAAAAATGTAAAATTACGTCCATTCCTGTTGAAACGAGCAGAAAAATACATAACGAGGAAGTTTACTTGACTTACAAAAATACGAAGGAGGCGACGATAGATGTTTCTTGCAGATGA
- the pelG gene encoding exopolysaccharide Pel transporter PelG: MAGIGFELKRILKKDSLLSLVKVYGESAILSAGPWVISIIAIFLVGFVNIVNLESFSEVARFQIVITYAIALASSLIITGIIQLPFTRYIADLIFEKKEEEIVPSYFGAIFISWLLGLPLIIPAVLWVFKGQSPFFLISVIATFLILCGVWISSILAASIKLYKRVVSAYFISYALIVVFSYLYGKNVESLLFIFLTGNATLFTILMTIIIKSYNSTLFMKVNFFFKPNFYWSLGIAGLAYNLGSWVDKFIFWYHPLTGTEVIGKLHASIVYDIPIFLAYLSILPGMAVFFYRLEVNFSEKYDLYYDAVRNGGTLGLIQRYKNDMIRTVRHAIHEIIMIQGIIDIFLFLTVPTLFKMLNIPHLYLGLLYILTIGAMLQLAFMSILAILYYLDRRAIAMWLSIAFFVLNTVLTLASIYVGPTMFGYGYTVSLLIVFIASLIVIRNELDGLDYETFMLQ; the protein is encoded by the coding sequence ATGGCGGGAATAGGTTTTGAATTAAAAAGGATCTTAAAAAAAGACAGTCTTTTATCTTTGGTAAAAGTATACGGTGAATCCGCAATACTGAGTGCCGGCCCTTGGGTCATCTCTATCATAGCCATCTTTTTGGTCGGGTTCGTAAACATAGTAAATCTTGAAAGCTTCAGCGAAGTCGCGCGGTTTCAGATCGTAATCACCTACGCTATTGCTTTGGCATCGAGTCTTATCATAACGGGTATCATTCAGCTGCCTTTTACAAGATATATAGCAGATCTTATCTTTGAAAAAAAAGAGGAGGAGATCGTTCCTTCGTACTTCGGTGCGATATTTATATCATGGCTGCTCGGTCTGCCGCTGATTATCCCTGCAGTTTTGTGGGTGTTCAAAGGTCAGAGTCCGTTTTTCCTTATCAGTGTCATAGCTACGTTTTTAATACTCTGCGGCGTGTGGATATCCAGTATTCTAGCGGCGAGTATAAAGCTTTATAAACGTGTGGTATCGGCGTATTTTATCTCTTATGCGCTGATTGTCGTGTTTTCATACCTGTACGGCAAAAACGTCGAAAGTCTTCTTTTTATCTTCTTGACGGGTAATGCCACCCTGTTTACCATCCTGATGACCATCATTATTAAATCGTACAATTCGACACTCTTTATGAAGGTGAACTTCTTTTTTAAACCCAATTTCTACTGGTCTTTGGGTATTGCCGGACTGGCTTACAACCTTGGTTCTTGGGTAGATAAGTTTATCTTCTGGTATCACCCTTTAACGGGAACGGAAGTCATAGGAAAACTACACGCATCGATAGTCTATGACATACCTATCTTTTTGGCATATCTTTCTATTCTGCCAGGAATGGCCGTGTTCTTCTATCGTCTTGAGGTCAACTTTTCGGAAAAATACGATCTCTATTACGATGCCGTAAGAAACGGCGGTACGCTCGGGCTCATACAAAGATACAAAAACGATATGATAAGAACCGTACGCCACGCCATTCACGAGATCATTATGATTCAGGGGATCATCGATATCTTTTTGTTTTTGACTGTTCCCACCCTGTTTAAGATGCTCAATATTCCGCATCTGTATCTAGGGTTGCTTTATATTCTGACCATAGGTGCTATGCTGCAGTTGGCATTTATGTCGATTTTGGCAATACTTTATTATTTGGACAGAAGAGCGATCGCAATGTGGCTGAGTATCGCATTTTTCGTCTTGAACACTGTTTTAACTTTGGCTTCCATATATGTGGGTCCTACGATGTTTGGATACGGATATACGGTGTCTTTGCTTATAGTCTTTATAGCGAGTTTGATCGTTATCAGAAATGAATTGGACGGATTGGATTATGAAACATTTATGCTGCAATAA
- the pelF gene encoding GT4 family glycosyltransferase PelF, with protein MTKYIRKSSSVDVMLLAEGTYPYIGGGVSSWIAQILEGMKDIRFGICFLGSVESDYGGLKYELPDNLVHLEVHYLFEENTPEVKRIKGDEKAFETIENLYASFKDKSIEIPKEIKNIDFYLQDMTFEDFLYSKKSWEFINKIYFKNAPDVSFIDYFWTLRDIHKPVWTLAKIVKHFPDMKILHAPSTGYAGFLGALASYDRDTGLVLTEHGIYTRERKIDMLSAEWIDFKKPALLKQPEEFNYIKKMWIEFFRIIGEFAYEKADIILSLYPEAQNIQIALGADARKTRVLPNGVDVDAIQAVMKEKQKDQKPVISLIGRVVSIKDIKTFIRAMRITVNQIPDVEAWIVGPTDEDKEYFTECEHMIESLGLTNNMRFLGFRNIKEILPHSTLLTLTSISEGMPLVILEGFAAGIPCVATDVGSCKNLIEGGLNDEDRELGLAGAITSIANPGELAKHYIRFLTDEEARKKAGDIALRRVEKYYSQEIFLKEYHEIYMNLINKKESL; from the coding sequence ATGACAAAATATATCCGCAAAAGCAGCAGTGTCGACGTAATGCTCTTGGCAGAGGGAACATACCCTTATATCGGAGGCGGAGTCTCTTCATGGATCGCACAGATACTTGAGGGAATGAAGGATATCAGGTTCGGGATATGTTTTTTAGGATCTGTTGAGAGTGATTACGGCGGGTTGAAATATGAGCTGCCCGACAATCTCGTGCATCTTGAAGTCCATTATCTGTTTGAAGAGAACACTCCAGAGGTCAAAAGAATAAAAGGTGACGAAAAAGCTTTTGAGACGATAGAGAATCTTTATGCATCTTTTAAAGACAAATCCATAGAGATTCCAAAGGAGATAAAAAATATCGATTTTTATCTTCAAGATATGACTTTTGAAGACTTTTTATATTCTAAGAAGTCATGGGAGTTCATAAACAAGATCTACTTTAAAAATGCTCCCGATGTCTCTTTTATAGATTATTTCTGGACGTTGAGAGATATACACAAACCCGTATGGACGCTTGCAAAAATCGTAAAACATTTTCCAGATATGAAGATTCTGCACGCTCCTTCCACCGGATATGCCGGCTTTTTAGGCGCTCTTGCCTCTTACGATCGGGATACGGGGCTGGTTTTGACAGAACATGGAATATATACCAGAGAGCGTAAGATAGACATGCTCTCTGCCGAATGGATCGATTTTAAAAAACCGGCTCTTTTAAAACAGCCAGAAGAGTTCAATTACATCAAAAAGATGTGGATCGAATTCTTCAGGATCATCGGTGAGTTCGCATATGAAAAAGCGGATATCATTCTCTCTCTTTATCCCGAAGCACAAAACATACAGATAGCTTTGGGTGCAGACGCACGAAAAACAAGAGTTTTGCCAAACGGTGTCGACGTAGACGCGATTCAGGCCGTCATGAAAGAGAAACAAAAGGATCAAAAACCGGTTATCAGCCTGATTGGAAGGGTCGTCTCAATAAAAGATATAAAAACCTTCATACGTGCGATGAGGATCACCGTAAACCAGATTCCAGATGTCGAGGCATGGATAGTCGGACCGACCGATGAAGATAAGGAGTATTTCACGGAATGTGAGCATATGATAGAATCTTTGGGTTTGACGAACAATATGAGATTTTTAGGCTTTAGAAATATCAAAGAGATATTGCCCCACTCCACTCTTTTGACGCTTACATCCATAAGCGAGGGTATGCCTTTGGTCATTTTAGAAGGGTTCGCCGCAGGGATACCATGTGTCGCAACGGATGTCGGAAGCTGTAAAAATCTCATCGAAGGCGGATTGAACGATGAAGACAGAGAATTGGGTTTAGCAGGTGCAATAACATCCATAGCCAATCCCGGTGAGCTTGCAAAACACTATATCCGCTTTTTAACGGATGAAGAGGCAAGAAAAAAAGCCGGTGATATCGCACTAAGGAGAGTCGAAAAATATTACAGCCAAGAGATATTTTTAAAAGAGTATCATGAGATATACATGAATCTAATCAATAAAAAAGAGAGTTTATAA
- the hemL gene encoding glutamate-1-semialdehyde 2,1-aminomutase — protein MSIEKSVKAFAEAQKLIPGGVNSPVRAFKGVGGTPRFISSGEGGYIVDIDGNKYVDYVQSWGPLIFGHRNEEIENAVIEAVKHGLSFGAPTEAETELASLVISFFDSVDKVRFVSSGTEAVMSAIRLARGFTGRDDIVKFTGCYHGHSDSLLVQAGSGAATFGNPSSPGVPADFTKHTLLATYNDIQSVKKCFQDSDGIACVIIEPIAGNMGLVPADKEFLAELRKLCDENGALLIFDEVMSGFRASINGAESLSGIKPDIITLGKVIGGGMPVGAFGGRADVMSQLSPEGPVYQAGTLSGNPVAMAAGLAALTKLKTHARVMDTLHARAARLVEGMKEMASKHGIPLQIDSRGSMFGFFFNKNEVKNFDDALKSDLEMFAKFHAAMLEEGFYFACSQFETGFISTATTDTMIEDTIQACDRVFGRIK, from the coding sequence ATGAGTATAGAAAAGTCTGTAAAGGCATTTGCCGAAGCACAAAAATTGATTCCCGGAGGCGTAAATTCTCCCGTACGTGCATTTAAAGGAGTAGGAGGAACACCTCGTTTCATCTCATCGGGAGAGGGCGGGTACATAGTCGACATCGACGGCAATAAATATGTAGATTACGTACAAAGCTGGGGACCGCTGATATTCGGACATAGAAATGAAGAGATTGAAAATGCGGTCATCGAAGCCGTGAAACATGGACTAAGCTTCGGTGCTCCGACCGAAGCAGAGACCGAGCTGGCGTCTTTGGTCATCTCTTTTTTTGATTCGGTGGACAAAGTCCGTTTTGTCAGCAGCGGCACGGAAGCCGTGATGAGTGCTATCCGCCTTGCCCGCGGTTTTACGGGGCGTGACGATATCGTTAAGTTCACAGGCTGCTACCATGGACACAGCGATTCTCTTTTAGTGCAGGCAGGCAGCGGCGCGGCAACATTTGGCAACCCTAGCTCTCCGGGTGTTCCTGCTGATTTTACAAAACATACTCTGCTGGCTACATACAACGACATTCAAAGCGTCAAAAAATGTTTTCAGGACAGCGACGGGATCGCCTGTGTCATCATCGAACCGATCGCGGGAAATATGGGTTTAGTTCCTGCGGATAAAGAGTTCTTGGCCGAACTAAGAAAACTTTGCGATGAAAACGGTGCTCTTCTTATTTTTGACGAGGTGATGAGCGGATTTCGCGCATCCATTAACGGAGCCGAGTCTCTTAGCGGCATTAAACCCGATATCATCACTTTAGGCAAGGTTATCGGAGGAGGTATGCCTGTCGGTGCTTTCGGCGGACGTGCCGATGTCATGTCTCAACTCTCACCGGAAGGTCCGGTATATCAAGCCGGAACGCTCAGCGGAAATCCTGTTGCCATGGCTGCAGGCCTTGCCGCATTGACAAAGCTCAAGACGCACGCAAGGGTTATGGACACCCTGCATGCAAGAGCCGCGCGCCTGGTCGAAGGGATGAAAGAGATGGCTTCAAAACACGGCATCCCTCTTCAGATCGATTCAAGAGGATCGATGTTTGGGTTTTTCTTTAATAAAAATGAGGTTAAGAACTTTGACGATGCATTGAAATCCGACCTGGAGATGTTTGCCAAATTTCACGCCGCAATGCTAGAGGAGGGCTTCTATTTTGCCTGCTCGCAGTTTGAAACAGGCTTTATCTCGACAGCTACGACGGATACGATGATTGAAGACACGATCCAAGCTTGCGACAGGGTGTTTGGACGCATTAAATGA
- a CDS encoding AtpZ/AtpI family protein: protein MNEEERKPRLKPIIEGAESLSLGISIVVAVLIGVAFGFGLKHVFNVEWVFWIGVFIGIAAAVLNVYKAYSKQYKEFEKLAQEPRYKYKKQLEEEEYKEDDDEDYGEKNY from the coding sequence ATGAACGAAGAAGAAAGAAAACCGCGTTTAAAACCGATCATAGAAGGGGCTGAGAGCTTGTCTCTTGGCATCTCCATAGTGGTCGCCGTACTTATAGGTGTGGCTTTTGGATTCGGCTTAAAACATGTGTTTAATGTCGAATGGGTATTTTGGATCGGGGTTTTTATAGGGATCGCTGCTGCCGTCTTGAACGTATATAAAGCATATTCAAAGCAGTATAAAGAGTTTGAAAAACTGGCTCAAGAACCTAGATACAAATACAAAAAACAGCTGGAAGAGGAAGAATACAAGGAAGACGACGACGAGGATTACGGTGAAAAAAACTATTAG
- the rpoD gene encoding RNA polymerase sigma factor RpoD, protein MTAKELTKALEDLFIEKKSTQECVTYESIIKLLEKQPTSAQAKNIYKLATKHDKCLYTSSEHAKMLNDKEAEAKRSAQIKMLENNESDSFDILKEHELLEWSRSDSPVRMYLREMGQIPLLTKDEEIEISKKIEIGESIIIDAICSVPYLIDFILDYKEPLINRERRVKELFKSFEDEKEDDDNDDDNDNDDDNEDMDEDNGEKTFSAKDKKRVEKVVFSFKALEKAKKDWVKAADKVLELNSDELSEELVLLMLTATFKKSILKEKLLDLGPTSKLINELVKSMETALKSDEGFDKELRRLEYKLPLFNDTLKDNHKKILDKICDLSKEDITAMVPEATMVSTYVEIKKLIQTKEASKDSFNMEPDKLADILEQIKRGKNISEISKTRMAKSNLRLVVSIAKRYTNRGLPFLDLIQEGNIGLMKAVDKFEYKKGYKFSTYATWWIRQAISRAIADQARTIRIPIHMIETINRINKIMRKHLQEHGREPDVEIIAKEVGLSVEKVKNVIKITKEPISLEAPIGNEDDGRFGDFIEDKTSLSPSDVTLKDDLRIQIESVLEQLNEREKAVIKLRFGIMDDESDRTLEEIGKELSVTRERVRQIESSAIKKLKHPKVGRKLKNYIEE, encoded by the coding sequence ATGACTGCAAAAGAACTAACCAAGGCACTTGAGGATTTATTTATTGAAAAAAAATCTACACAAGAGTGCGTTACCTACGAATCAATTATAAAGTTACTTGAAAAACAGCCCACATCTGCTCAAGCTAAGAATATTTATAAATTAGCAACGAAACACGATAAGTGTCTCTACACTTCGTCTGAACATGCGAAAATGCTTAACGACAAAGAAGCAGAAGCAAAGAGAAGCGCTCAAATAAAAATGCTCGAGAACAATGAATCAGATTCATTCGATATCTTAAAAGAGCATGAACTTTTAGAATGGTCCCGTTCTGATTCTCCCGTCAGGATGTACCTAAGAGAGATGGGACAGATTCCTCTTTTAACCAAAGATGAAGAGATTGAGATCTCTAAAAAGATAGAGATAGGCGAGAGCATTATCATCGACGCCATCTGTTCCGTCCCGTACCTGATAGATTTCATTCTGGACTATAAAGAACCTCTTATTAACAGAGAAAGACGCGTCAAAGAGCTTTTTAAAAGCTTTGAAGATGAGAAAGAGGACGACGATAACGACGACGATAACGATAACGACGATGATAATGAGGATATGGATGAAGATAACGGTGAAAAAACTTTTTCCGCGAAAGACAAAAAGCGTGTAGAAAAGGTCGTATTCAGCTTTAAGGCTTTGGAAAAAGCAAAAAAAGACTGGGTAAAAGCCGCAGACAAAGTACTGGAGCTAAATAGTGACGAACTAAGCGAAGAGCTTGTCCTTTTGATGCTTACGGCAACATTTAAGAAATCTATACTAAAAGAGAAACTTTTAGATCTCGGCCCTACTTCCAAGCTTATCAACGAACTTGTAAAATCAATGGAAACGGCTTTAAAAAGCGATGAAGGCTTTGATAAAGAGTTAAGACGTCTGGAGTATAAACTTCCGCTTTTTAACGATACGTTAAAAGACAACCATAAAAAGATACTCGACAAAATCTGTGATCTTTCAAAAGAGGATATCACGGCAATGGTCCCAGAAGCAACTATGGTAAGCACTTATGTAGAGATCAAAAAGCTTATCCAGACCAAAGAAGCTTCAAAAGACAGTTTCAATATGGAGCCGGATAAACTTGCAGACATCTTGGAGCAGATAAAGCGCGGTAAAAACATCTCCGAGATATCTAAGACCCGTATGGCAAAATCGAATCTCCGTCTGGTCGTCTCCATCGCAAAACGTTACACAAACAGAGGGCTTCCTTTCCTTGACCTCATTCAAGAGGGAAATATCGGTCTTATGAAAGCGGTCGACAAGTTCGAGTACAAAAAGGGTTATAAGTTTTCGACCTATGCGACATGGTGGATCCGCCAAGCGATCTCGCGTGCTATTGCGGATCAGGCGAGAACCATCCGTATACCGATCCATATGATAGAAACCATCAACCGTATCAACAAGATCATGCGTAAACATCTTCAAGAGCATGGACGCGAGCCGGATGTAGAGATCATTGCAAAAGAGGTCGGCCTCTCCGTAGAAAAGGTCAAAAACGTCATCAAAATCACAAAAGAGCCTATCAGCCTCGAAGCGCCGATAGGAAACGAAGACGACGGCCGTTTTGGAGATTTTATCGAAGACAAAACATCTCTCTCGCCGTCTGACGTAACTTTAAAAGATGACCTGCGCATCCAGATCGAAAGTGTCTTGGAACAGCTGAACGAACGTGAAAAAGCCGTTATCAAGCTACGCTTTGGTATTATGGACGATGAAAGCGATAGAACTCTTGAAGAGATCGGAAAAGAGCTGAGCGTTACCCGTGAGCGCGTTCGTCAGATAGAATCCAGTGCTATTAAAAAGCTGAAACACCCTAAAGTGGGTCGTAAACTCAAAAATTATATAGAGGAATAA
- a CDS encoding flagellar hook-basal body protein gives MQAGYYNAAAGMVTQFNRLDTIANNLANVNTAGYKEDGLVTGDFMRLYKEARDNLPNEDNSKDAAKFLNRTLSRAPQIVDSYTNQNVGTMQKTDNTFDFALSQEGLFFVVKTPNGNRLTRDGSFTTSNDGKLVTKQGFEVLGSDGKPIEIDQQDGIIHVDKNGKFSVNVPGTLNFAERQNLYIAAPDNLKKLQKEGSNLYKYDEGDPLKPQTQTASVQQGFIEKSNVNAVNMMVKMIETNRLVGMYQKVMDTQMNDLNQDAITKLAATKA, from the coding sequence ATGCAAGCAGGATATTACAACGCAGCAGCCGGAATGGTCACCCAGTTCAATCGTCTCGACACTATTGCAAATAATTTGGCGAATGTAAATACCGCCGGATATAAAGAGGACGGCTTGGTCACGGGTGATTTTATGAGGCTTTATAAAGAGGCCAGGGACAATCTGCCAAACGAAGACAATTCCAAAGACGCCGCCAAGTTTTTAAACAGAACGTTAAGCAGAGCACCGCAGATCGTTGATTCTTACACAAATCAAAATGTCGGAACTATGCAAAAAACCGATAATACGTTTGATTTTGCTTTATCTCAAGAGGGGTTGTTCTTTGTCGTTAAGACTCCCAACGGGAACCGTCTGACGCGTGACGGAAGTTTTACTACGAGCAATGACGGTAAACTTGTTACAAAACAGGGATTTGAAGTTCTGGGAAGCGACGGTAAGCCCATAGAGATAGATCAGCAAGACGGCATCATACATGTCGATAAGAACGGAAAGTTTTCGGTAAACGTGCCGGGAACCCTTAATTTTGCGGAAAGACAGAACTTGTATATAGCGGCTCCCGACAATCTGAAGAAACTTCAAAAAGAGGGAAGCAATCTTTATAAATACGACGAAGGCGATCCCTTGAAGCCGCAGACACAAACTGCGTCAGTACAGCAGGGCTTTATTGAAAAAAGCAATGTCAATGCGGTAAATATGATGGTCAAGATGATAGAAACGAACCGACTGGTCGGGATGTATCAAAAGGTCATGGATACTCAAATGAACGATCTCAACCAAGACGCTATAACTAAATTAGCGGCTACTAAAGCTTAA
- the flgG gene encoding flagellar basal-body rod protein FlgG, which produces MMQSLYIGSTGMLGMQTQIDTTANNIANVNTIGFKKSRAEFADLMYKTMEYAGTSTSDTTKSPTGIEVGLGVRPTAINKIFTEGNLKQTDNQLDMAVTGRGFFKVELPDGTEAYTKNGAFKIDENGSIVNSDGYKLIPEVVIPADATNVTIGVDGIVTVTQPGQTTATQIGQINLTNFINPAGLHSTGDNLYLETDSSGQPVEGTPGVDGLGTIRQGFVELSNVQLVVELTDLITGQRAYDSSSKIITTSDEMLQTVNGLKR; this is translated from the coding sequence ATGATGCAATCACTATATATCGGTTCTACCGGAATGCTTGGTATGCAGACACAGATAGATACCACTGCGAACAATATAGCCAACGTCAATACGATTGGATTTAAAAAATCTCGTGCAGAATTTGCCGATTTGATGTACAAGACAATGGAATATGCGGGAACGTCAACAAGTGACACGACCAAATCCCCGACAGGTATAGAAGTCGGTCTTGGTGTGCGTCCTACTGCAATCAACAAAATCTTTACGGAGGGGAATCTAAAACAGACCGATAATCAGCTTGACATGGCTGTAACCGGACGCGGATTCTTTAAAGTCGAACTTCCAGACGGGACTGAAGCCTATACGAAAAACGGTGCGTTTAAGATCGATGAAAACGGGAGCATAGTAAACTCCGACGGGTATAAGCTTATTCCTGAAGTGGTTATTCCGGCGGATGCCACGAACGTTACGATAGGGGTGGACGGGATCGTTACCGTTACTCAGCCGGGACAAACGACCGCAACGCAGATCGGTCAGATCAACCTCACCAATTTTATCAATCCTGCGGGTCTTCACTCCACGGGAGACAACCTGTATCTTGAAACAGACAGTTCGGGACAGCCTGTAGAGGGGACTCCTGGCGTCGACGGTCTTGGAACCATAAGACAGGGGTTCGTTGAACTGAGTAACGTGCAGCTGGTCGTCGAACTTACGGATCTTATCACGGGACAAAGAGCTTATGATTCAAGTTCAAAGATAATTACTACAAGTGACGAAATGCTTCAGACGGTCAACGGTCTGAAACGATAA